Proteins co-encoded in one Odontesthes bonariensis isolate fOdoBon6 chromosome 24, fOdoBon6.hap1, whole genome shotgun sequence genomic window:
- the LOC142375041 gene encoding thrombomodulin-like — protein MPTERFLKQTSQMTTGIRNNLNGHSRGSNMSNATRLFALVLVFLMGKASGITPNNGYCIGNECFTVSLDPSDFQRAQSQCRTAGGHLMTVRSSVSHDILFILLGNFTGRFWVGLYLMSGCPDTEAGLKGFQWVTKDSESDFTNWLPGFDNSCSSGRCVSVSNEDDFKWIQSPCDELSAGFLCEYSFTEPCKSLTVAPGDSVSYTTPFGNFGEDVLSLPPGSIATRMPAETTYVCFSEQWLQAPWSCEIKEGGCEHKCAVDPNKVPSCYCPEGQTVNPANKVTCEVEATDDPCVALRCQHVCYKNGDSYACTCDHGFQLAADGRSCVDFNDCADERQCPGENFMCVNTVGGFQCVCKVGYKMSNGLCANENECASAPCEHMCTNTPGSFICSCYDGYRVNQKLPNNCELYCGMQECPAVCDPNNKYQCNCPVGYIADLREHETFCLDIDECMFGYCDQGCENSFGGYVCSCSPGYTLVGEYKCVKNKDDGDGEQEGSGMTSSPDTPTTPFVPYPGPTRRPSAVTAGGLVGIIVCTVFFIVLLVFVCHLLLGRKGKMESCGSLKAAEGEAHGLQQVSSDSYRD, from the coding sequence ATGCCAACGGAACGGTTTCTCAAACAAACAAGTCAAATGACAACTGGGATACGCAACAACTTAAACGGACACAGCCGAGGTTCAAACATGAGTAATGCTACGAGGTTGTTTGCCCTTGTGCTAGTTTTCCTGATGGGAAAAGCTAGCGGAATAACGCCGAATAACGGGTACTGTATTGGTAATGAATGTTTCACGGTGTCTCTAGATCCGAGCGATTTTCAAAGAGCGCAAAGTCAATGCAGAACTGCAGGCGGACACTTGATGACGGTGCGCTCATCCGTTTCTCATGATATTCTTTTTATCTTGTTGGGAAACTTTACGGGGAGGTTCTGGGTTGGTTTGTACCTAATGAGCGGCTGTCCAGACACTGAAGCGGGGCTGAAAGGCTTCCAGTGGGTGACCAAAGACAGCGAAAGTGACTTCACCAACTGGCTGCCAGGCTTTGACAACAGCTGCTCTTCGGGCCGCTGCGTGTCCGTTTCCAACGAGGACGACTTTAAATGGATCCAGTCGCCCTGCGATGAACTTTCAGCGGGGTTTCTCTGTGAGTACAGCTTCACTGAGCCGTGCAAAAGCCTAACAGTGGCACCGGGCGACTCTGTCTCCTATACAACTCCCTTTGGGAATTTCGGAGAAGATGTGCTGTCTTTGCCCCCTGGAAGCATCGCCACTCGAATGCCAGCTGAGACCACGTACGTCTGCTTCTCCGAGCAGTGGCTTCAGGCGCCATGGAGCTGCGAAATAAAGGAAGGTGGATGTGAGCACAAATGCGCCGTGGACCCAAACAAAGTCCCATCCTGCTACTGTCCGGAGGGCCAAACCGTCAACCCCGCAAATAAAGTGACCTGTGAAGTGGAGGCCACAGACGATCCGTGCGTGGCCCTGCGCTGCCAGCATGTCTGCTATAAAAACGGGGACTCCTATGCATGCACGTGCGACCATGGCTTTCAACTGGCGGCTGACGGCAGGTCGTGCGTTGACTTCAACGATTGTGCAGACGAGCGGCAGTGTCCTGGGGAGAACTTCATGTGCGTCAACACCGTCGGCGGCTTTCAGTGCGTCTGCAAAGTTGGATACAAGATGAGCAACGGGCTGTGCGCCAACGAGAACGAGTGCGCGTCCGCTCCATGTGAGCACATGTGCACCAACACCCCTGGCAGCTTCATTTGCTCCTGTTATGATGGATACAGAGTAAACCAAAAGTTACCGAACAACTGTGAACTTTACTGCGGGATGCAGGAATGCCCAGCGGTGTGTGACCCGAACAACAAGTACCAGTGTAACTGTCCTGTAGGTTATATAGCAGACTTGAGGGAGCATGAAACATTTTGTCTGGACATAGACGAATGCATGTTCGGCTACTGCGATCAGGGTTGTGAGAACTCGTTCGGCGGTTATGTGTGCTCGTGCTCACCAGGATATACGTTAGTTGGTGAATATAAGTGTGTAAAAAACAAGGACGATGGAGACGGAGAACAGGAGGGCTCTGGGATGACCTCATCCCCAGACACCCCCACCACACCATTTGTCCCATATCCCGGTCCAACGCGGAGGCCCTCAGCAGTGACAGCCGGTGGTCTTGTTGGAATAATAGTTTGTACTGTGTTTTTTATTGTGCTGCTGGTTTTTGTTTGTCATCTCTTGCTCGGTCGCAAGGGGAAGATGGAGAGCTGCGGCTCGCTCAAAGCCGCAGAGGGCGAGGCTCACGGCCTACAGCAAGTCTCAAGTGACAGCTATAGGGACTAA
- the LOC142374914 gene encoding thrombomodulin-like: MITTKRSMLFFALLLSGLEEAAASQLGHCVRAERSSLCSFEVLIDFQVARETCQMSNGNLFAFSSEEDVKKIRSLLSGFSGRYWLHNTDRQKLQNCPAVSVTRGKNVTLLSEPCGDNLDGFVCQYKSDEVCSHIGGEKVTHFTFQGFDLVDSETFPSGTSIAVGKVGDRYPDSKHLCYSKKWLQAPWSCEVLKGGCEHNCSRTTNTCMCPVGQTIHPNTISCIANPCAACTQGCQQEGGNFVCKCNDGYRLAPDGKTCVDVDECKEKLDACTAVGEECVNKPGNYECSCADGFTEEDGVCVNVTICVHCEHMKCQKILGVYQCVCREGFRVSPKDPTRCVQHCPDRHCPAICVPNPDLNKKDMQQCNCPDGFVVERRNETAICYDINECEQEKMCHHKCENLFGGYRCLCNEGFELKDQENCVKLEEQDENDGSGSTPPDVTPASTPASSQPASLPFYIKTGSVLGITVFLLISVVILACLARNMVKRCSKFELSSFKHPDMDIFYLQQVTTETYKRLSFDKQFKNNSQRL; this comes from the coding sequence ATGATTACTACAAAACGATCGATGCTTTTCTTTGCGCTTCTCCTCAGCGGGCTGGAGGAAGCGGCCGCATCACAGCTCGGACATTGCGTCCGCGCGGAAAGGAGTAGTCTTTGTTCCTTTGAAGTGCTCATCGATTTTCAAGTTGCGAGAGAAACCTGCCAAATGTCAAACGGAAACTTATTTGCGTTCAGCTCTGAGGAGGATGTGAAAAAAATAAGGAGCCTGCTAAGCGGATTCAGCGGCAGATACTGGCTGCACAACACTGACAGACAAAAACTCCAAAACTGCCCCGCCGTATCCGTGACTAGGGGGAAGAACGTGACGCTGTTGTCGGAGCCATGCGGAGACAATCTAGACGGTTTTGTGTGTCAATATAAATCCGATGAGGTTTGCAGTCACATTGGAGGCGAGAAGGTGACGCACTTCACCTTTCAAGGCTTCGACCTAGTCGATTCGGAGACGTTTCCATCGGGAACTTCAATCGCAGTGGGAAAGGTTGGCGACAGATACCCGGATTCAAAGCATTTATGTTACTCCAAAAAATGGCTTCAAGCTCCCTGGTCATGTGAGGTGCTGAAAGGCGGCTGTGAACACAACTGCAGTCGAACAACAAACACCTGCATGTGCCCTGTTGGACAGACAATCCATCCCAACACCATCTCCTGCATCGCGAACCCGTGCGCCGCCTGTACTCAAGGGTGCCAACAGGAGGGGGGCAACTTTGTGTGCAAGTGCAACGACGGGTACAGGCTGGCGCCGGACGGGAAGACCTGCGTGGACGTGGATGAGTGCAAGGAGAAGCTGGACGCGTGCACAGCTGTGGGTGAGGAGTGTGTGAATAAGCCGGGGAATTATGAATGCAGTTGCGCAGATGGCTTTACTGAGGAGGAcggagtgtgtgtgaatgtcacAATCTGTGTGCACTGCGAGCACATGAAATGCCAGAAGATATTAGGGGTGTACCAGTGTGTGTGCAGAGAGGGCTTCAGGGTGTCACCCAAAGACCCCACCAGGTGTGTGCAGCACTGCCCTGACAGACACTGTCCGGCCATATGCGTCCCAAACCCTGATCTGAACAAGAAGGACATGCAGCAGTGCAACTGCCCTGATGGCTTTGTTGTAGAGAGAAGGAACGAGACTGCTATTTGTTATGACATCAATGAATGTGAGCAAGAGAAGATGTGCCACCACAAGTGTGAAAACTTATTTGGTGGTTACAGGTGTTTGTGCAATGAAGGGTTTGAGCTGAAAGATCAGGAGAACTGTGTGAAATTAGAAGAGCAGGACGAAAACGATGGATCAGGGTCAACTCCTCCAGATGTAACTCCTGCCAGCACACCAGCCAGCTCTCAGCCAGCTTCTTTGCCCTTTTATATTAAGACCGGCAGCGTCCTGGGTATCACAGTGTTCTTGTTGATCTCTGTCGTGATACTGGCCTGCCTGGCCAGAAACATGGTGAAACGGTGCAGCAAATTTGAGCTTTCCTCCTTCAAACACCCAGATATGGATATCTTCTACTTGCAGCAGGTGACAACAGAGACATACAAGAGATTGTCCTTTGacaaacagtttaaaaacaacTCGCAAAGACTCTGA